The Gemmata palustris genome includes a region encoding these proteins:
- a CDS encoding PAS domain S-box protein, which yields MLEVLTGLFDPAGFARRGEGGTGWTPALIWLHATSDFLIWLAYVSIPLMLFYFTRRRDLPFPRLFVLFALFLLACGTTHLIDALLFEYPVYRFEGVMKAVTAVLSWTAVVALIQVIPRVVPTVTGAVTATDTGTKHHRPLSGAGRGVPWRAYIIAVLVGVLALLVRGVVDTLLRDDQIFVVALLGVVYVSWQHGFRPALVTLIITVVGYMYFFLPPRGTLFITGLGNQLASALFFFCGVACAALGESQRVAQRRARAALTSALARQEELESEVVRRRVVEAALRQREGELMTARNQAAEALARLDAFLDNAPVGIVFFDHDLRYEKVNTFLAAANGKPVSEHLGRKLTDVLPDFPRELAETYRRIATGASGAYSGTVQRPNLATGGALVWHVTAFPVRRADGYTLGAGVVLHDITEQRRTADELAERARATALRADVSSALATVRETNAALQTCVETLVRSLDAALARIWLTDATGEWLELRASAGLYTHLDGAHSRVRVGDFKIGRIAQTGASHLTNDVLNDPNVSDPAWAAREGMRSFVGYPLVVEGRVLGVLALFSRAKLSEALVADLGPVAASVAQYIDRRRTGGALHESEERFRTMADSSPALIWLSEPDRRRTYFNKTWLAFTGRTPDQLAGFGWADDIHPEDRARYLDIYNAAADRREPFGLEYRLRRHDGEYRWVLARGTPRHTSGGTFVGFAGLCLDVTDQRAAEIAVRLNEERYRTLTEAVPHIVWNAGADGEITYFNRRWLEQTALQVEEARGGGWMRAVHPDDRDRVYGAWQRTVNHATSGGADRFSEEFRLMHTGTGTYRWFQSVAVPLRHADGRVDQWIGSMADIHDQKTAVELIGESEAFRRSVFENSPDCLKVFDLDGRVLEMNQAGCRLMEVDDFEAIRGGAWAEQWPVANRETIREAVADARAGAVGRFQGFCPTAKGTPRYWDVSVAPLPGADGRPFRLLGVSRDVTEQRRAEEHMRASELRFRTLTETVPQIVWTADPRGTVTFFNRRWAEYTGAELESGRESGWGGDLLHPDDADRLRAGWQLAVANRADGFSQEFRLRRAADGEYRWFLSAAISLRDPTGAVGEWVGTLTDIDDQKRQRDFLEQVVRERTAALEQANAALTGEIEVRKGTEAKVRAVAVELERSNGELEKFAYIASHDLQEPLRKIQAFGDRLVTKCRDALPDKGKEYVDRMLVAAGRMRRLIDDLLSFSRVTTQQRPFKPLDLGKLVREVVSDLDVRIGQANGRVVIGALPEVRADPTQMRQLFQNLIANAVKFQRPGVPPVVEIAGELVTPPPGDPGAGGPAHRLSVRDNGIGFDEKYRDRIFEVFQRLHGRDEYEGTGVGLAICRKIAERHGGTITAHSREGDGATFVVTLPVRQTPAHEDTNADAPQEQANHDPDGR from the coding sequence CTATTTTACGCGGCGCCGCGACCTGCCGTTCCCGCGCCTCTTCGTCCTCTTCGCGCTGTTCCTCCTCGCGTGCGGCACCACGCACCTGATCGACGCGCTGCTCTTCGAGTACCCGGTGTACCGGTTCGAGGGGGTGATGAAGGCCGTCACCGCGGTCCTGTCGTGGACGGCGGTCGTTGCACTGATTCAAGTGATCCCGCGCGTCGTGCCCACCGTAACCGGGGCGGTGACGGCAACCGATACGGGAACCAAGCACCACCGCCCGCTCTCCGGTGCCGGGCGCGGGGTGCCCTGGCGCGCCTACATCATCGCCGTTCTGGTCGGCGTCCTCGCACTACTCGTGCGCGGGGTCGTGGACACGCTCCTGCGCGACGACCAAATCTTCGTCGTCGCGCTCCTCGGGGTCGTGTACGTGAGCTGGCAGCACGGGTTCCGGCCCGCACTGGTGACCCTGATTATTACCGTGGTCGGGTACATGTATTTTTTCTTGCCGCCGCGCGGGACGCTCTTCATTACCGGGCTCGGGAACCAGTTGGCGAGCGCGCTGTTCTTTTTTTGCGGGGTCGCGTGTGCGGCCCTGGGGGAATCGCAGCGGGTGGCCCAGCGGCGCGCGCGCGCCGCACTCACCTCCGCACTGGCCCGGCAGGAAGAACTGGAATCCGAGGTCGTCCGGCGCCGGGTGGTGGAGGCGGCCCTCCGGCAGCGCGAGGGGGAATTAATGACGGCCCGGAACCAGGCCGCCGAAGCGCTCGCCCGGCTGGACGCCTTTCTCGACAACGCCCCGGTGGGCATCGTTTTTTTCGACCACGACTTGCGGTACGAGAAGGTCAACACGTTCCTCGCCGCGGCGAACGGCAAACCGGTGAGCGAGCACTTGGGGCGCAAACTCACGGACGTGCTGCCCGACTTCCCGCGCGAGTTGGCGGAGACGTACCGCCGGATCGCGACCGGCGCGTCCGGGGCGTACTCGGGTACCGTCCAGCGCCCCAATCTCGCGACCGGGGGGGCACTGGTGTGGCACGTGACCGCGTTCCCGGTGCGCCGGGCGGACGGGTACACGTTGGGCGCGGGCGTCGTGCTCCACGACATTACGGAGCAGAGGCGCACGGCGGACGAACTGGCCGAGCGCGCCCGCGCGACCGCGCTCCGGGCGGACGTGTCATCGGCCCTCGCCACGGTCCGCGAAACGAACGCGGCCCTTCAAACTTGTGTGGAAACCCTGGTCCGCTCTCTCGACGCGGCGCTTGCGCGCATTTGGCTCACGGACGCAACGGGCGAGTGGCTCGAACTGAGGGCGAGCGCCGGTCTGTACACGCACCTGGACGGAGCCCACAGCCGGGTCCGGGTCGGCGATTTTAAGATCGGCCGAATCGCCCAGACGGGCGCGTCGCACTTGACGAACGATGTCCTGAACGACCCGAACGTGAGTGACCCGGCGTGGGCGGCCCGTGAGGGGATGCGGTCGTTCGTCGGCTACCCGCTCGTCGTGGAGGGCCGCGTCCTCGGGGTTTTGGCCCTGTTCTCCCGCGCCAAGTTGTCCGAAGCGCTGGTGGCCGATCTCGGGCCGGTCGCGGCGAGCGTCGCACAGTACATCGATCGGCGCCGGACCGGTGGCGCGCTGCACGAGAGCGAGGAGCGGTTCCGAACGATGGCCGACAGTTCCCCGGCCCTCATCTGGCTCTCGGAACCGGACCGGCGGCGCACGTACTTCAACAAGACGTGGTTGGCGTTCACGGGGCGGACACCGGACCAGTTGGCCGGCTTCGGGTGGGCCGACGACATCCACCCCGAGGACCGCGCCCGGTACCTGGACATCTACAACGCCGCCGCCGACCGGCGCGAGCCGTTCGGGCTGGAGTACCGCCTGCGCCGGCACGACGGCGAGTACCGGTGGGTGCTGGCCCGAGGGACGCCGCGGCACACGTCCGGGGGCACGTTCGTGGGGTTCGCGGGCCTGTGCCTGGACGTCACCGATCAGCGCGCCGCCGAAATCGCGGTGCGCCTCAACGAAGAGCGGTACCGGACGCTCACCGAAGCGGTCCCGCACATCGTGTGGAACGCGGGCGCGGACGGCGAGATCACGTACTTCAACCGGCGCTGGCTCGAACAGACCGCACTACAAGTGGAGGAAGCCCGCGGGGGCGGGTGGATGCGTGCGGTTCACCCGGACGACCGGGACCGTGTTTACGGGGCGTGGCAGCGCACCGTGAATCACGCCACCTCCGGCGGAGCGGACCGGTTCTCCGAAGAGTTCCGCCTGATGCACACCGGGACCGGCACCTACCGCTGGTTCCAGAGCGTCGCGGTCCCGTTGCGGCACGCCGACGGGCGCGTGGACCAGTGGATCGGGTCGATGGCCGATATTCACGACCAGAAGACCGCGGTGGAACTGATCGGCGAGAGCGAGGCGTTTCGCCGGAGCGTGTTCGAGAACAGCCCCGACTGCCTGAAGGTGTTCGACCTCGACGGGCGCGTGCTGGAAATGAACCAGGCCGGGTGCCGGCTGATGGAGGTGGACGACTTTGAAGCGATCCGGGGCGGCGCGTGGGCCGAACAGTGGCCGGTCGCGAACCGCGAGACGATTCGGGAAGCGGTCGCGGACGCGCGCGCCGGCGCCGTCGGGCGGTTCCAGGGGTTCTGCCCGACCGCGAAGGGCACCCCGAGGTACTGGGACGTGTCGGTCGCGCCGCTGCCCGGGGCGGACGGGCGCCCGTTCCGGTTACTCGGCGTCTCGCGCGACGTGACCGAGCAGCGCCGGGCCGAGGAGCACATGCGGGCCAGCGAGTTGCGGTTCCGCACGCTCACCGAAACCGTTCCGCAAATCGTCTGGACGGCCGACCCGCGCGGTACGGTGACGTTCTTCAACCGCCGCTGGGCCGAGTACACCGGGGCGGAACTCGAATCCGGGCGGGAGTCGGGTTGGGGGGGCGATTTACTCCACCCCGACGACGCGGACCGGCTCCGCGCCGGGTGGCAACTCGCGGTCGCGAACCGGGCCGACGGGTTCTCGCAGGAGTTCCGGCTGCGGCGCGCGGCGGACGGCGAGTACCGCTGGTTCCTCTCCGCGGCGATTTCGCTGCGCGACCCGACGGGCGCGGTCGGCGAGTGGGTGGGAACACTCACCGATATCGACGATCAAAAGCGCCAGCGGGACTTCCTGGAACAGGTGGTGCGCGAGCGGACGGCCGCACTGGAGCAGGCGAACGCGGCCCTGACCGGCGAGATCGAGGTCCGAAAGGGGACCGAGGCCAAAGTCCGGGCGGTCGCGGTCGAGCTGGAGCGCAGTAACGGCGAACTGGAGAAGTTCGCGTACATCGCCTCGCACGACCTCCAGGAGCCGCTCCGGAAGATTCAGGCGTTCGGCGACCGGCTCGTCACCAAGTGTCGCGACGCGCTGCCCGACAAGGGAAAAGAGTACGTGGACCGGATGCTGGTCGCCGCGGGCCGGATGCGCCGGCTCATCGACGACCTGCTCTCGTTCTCGCGCGTCACCACGCAACAGCGCCCGTTCAAGCCGCTCGATTTGGGTAAACTGGTCCGGGAGGTCGTGTCGGATTTGGACGTTCGGATCGGGCAAGCGAACGGGCGGGTCGTAATCGGGGCGCTGCCCGAGGTCCGTGCCGACCCGACGCAGATGCGGCAGTTGTTTCAGAACCTCATCGCCAACGCGGTAAAATTTCAGCGACCGGGCGTACCGCCCGTCGTGGAGATCGCGGGAGAACTCGTTACCCCGCCCCCGGGTGATCCGGGGGCGGGCGGGCCGGCGCACCGGTTGTCCGTGCGGGACAACGGGATCGGGTTCGATGAGAAGTACCGGGACCGGATTTTTGAAGTGTTCCAGCGGCTCCACGGGCGGGACGAGTACGAGGGGACCGGGGTCGGACTCGCTATTTGTCGTAAGATCGCCGAACGGCACGGCGGGACGATCACGGCCCACAGCCGGGAAGGGGACGGGGCCACGTTCGTGGTCACGCTCCCGGTCCGTCAAACTCCAGCGCACGAGGATACCAACGCCGATGCCCCACAGGAGCAAGCCAATCACGATCCTGATGGCCGATGA